One stretch of Rhizobium rhizoryzae DNA includes these proteins:
- a CDS encoding acyltransferase family protein: MLFTGGYDSEMAIRAFRPASIMGVDMFFLICGFVIFLSSTKGKPDDLQTQNPLNFLVRRLVRIYPLYLICTLVIFGIEFNGERQTGELLFRSLFFMPTLNATGPNIFEPALTVGWSITYEVAFYSVFALSLAFGKYLLRVILIWALIALIGMALLEGNYWLDPTVVPPDWSAARAIFPNPINSLFLIGILTGVLYRSDVHFGSATPAMLAVAFSFTCCVAQYMSNWNIAHGMTGVGLPLAALFVSLVMAEKTFRFVVPDVLVRLGNISYSLYLIHPIAIWIAIWINVDFNLGNPFSGWLLVAVTVALSLGLSVMTYAFIEKAFGSWATRWCQHATDWVLESCAQQISGWMPQRLR, translated from the coding sequence ATGTTGTTCACCGGCGGCTATGATAGCGAAATGGCGATCAGAGCCTTCCGTCCGGCGTCCATCATGGGCGTGGATATGTTTTTCCTCATATGCGGCTTCGTCATCTTTCTCTCCTCCACCAAGGGCAAACCTGACGACCTGCAGACCCAGAACCCGCTAAACTTCCTGGTTCGCCGGCTCGTCCGCATCTACCCGCTTTATCTCATTTGTACGCTGGTAATTTTTGGCATCGAGTTCAACGGTGAGCGCCAGACCGGGGAACTCCTCTTCCGCAGCCTCTTCTTCATGCCAACCTTGAACGCAACTGGGCCGAACATTTTCGAACCTGCCCTCACCGTCGGCTGGTCGATTACCTACGAAGTTGCGTTTTACAGCGTTTTCGCACTCTCTTTGGCGTTCGGAAAATACTTGTTGAGGGTCATTCTGATTTGGGCACTGATTGCGCTAATTGGAATGGCATTGCTGGAAGGCAATTACTGGCTGGATCCGACCGTCGTTCCGCCAGACTGGTCTGCCGCAAGAGCGATTTTCCCGAACCCGATCAACAGCCTGTTTTTGATCGGGATCCTCACTGGAGTTCTGTATCGAAGCGATGTGCACTTTGGATCTGCGACACCAGCCATGCTGGCGGTAGCATTTTCATTCACATGCTGCGTAGCCCAGTACATGTCGAACTGGAACATCGCTCACGGCATGACAGGCGTTGGACTGCCACTTGCCGCTCTTTTTGTCTCTCTTGTGATGGCGGAAAAGACATTTCGTTTCGTGGTACCAGATGTCTTGGTTCGCTTGGGAAATATCTCCTATTCCTTGTATCTCATCCACCCGATCGCGATCTGGATTGCCATCTGGATCAACGTGGATTTTAATTTGGGAAATCCTTTTAGCGGGTGGCTGCTTGTCGCAGTAACGGTCGCGTTGAGCCTTGGCCTATCAGTAATGACCTACGCCTTCATCGAAAAAGCTTTCGGAAGCTGGGCTACTCGCTGGTGCCAGCATGCTACGGATTGGGTATTGGAATCATGTGCCCAGCAGATTTCCGGCTGGATGCCACAGCGCTTACGCTAA
- a CDS encoding SDR family oxidoreductase, whose product MKKTFLITGASKGIGLALAKRLSAQGDAVIGIARHAVDDFPGTLHEFDLGNDETLDRLADIVRDSGVDGIVNNVGLVRAAPLGNISFDTLDEVLRVNLHPALVSAQAALVGMKARGWGRIVNISSLTVLGSVQRTSYAAAKAALVSFTRSWALELAATGITVNAVSPGPTETELFRANNAPGSEGEARYLSGVPMGRFGKPEEIAAVIAFLLSNDSAFMTGQVLQVDGGASIGRASI is encoded by the coding sequence ATGAAGAAGACATTTCTTATCACGGGTGCCAGCAAGGGCATCGGGCTGGCGCTTGCGAAGCGGCTGTCGGCTCAGGGTGACGCGGTGATCGGCATCGCCCGCCATGCAGTCGACGACTTTCCCGGCACCCTGCATGAGTTCGATCTGGGTAACGACGAAACGCTCGACAGGCTTGCCGACATCGTACGCGATAGCGGCGTCGACGGCATCGTCAACAATGTCGGCCTTGTTCGTGCCGCGCCGCTGGGTAACATCTCCTTCGATACGCTGGACGAGGTGTTGCGCGTCAATCTGCATCCGGCACTCGTCTCGGCGCAGGCGGCTCTTGTCGGGATGAAGGCACGGGGATGGGGCCGGATCGTCAACATCTCCAGTCTGACCGTCCTGGGTAGCGTGCAACGCACGAGTTATGCCGCCGCGAAGGCCGCACTCGTCAGCTTCACACGGAGCTGGGCGCTGGAACTTGCGGCGACCGGCATCACGGTTAATGCCGTGTCGCCTGGCCCCACCGAGACCGAGCTATTCCGAGCCAACAATGCACCCGGCAGTGAGGGGGAGGCACGCTATCTTTCCGGAGTCCCAATGGGGCGCTTTGGCAAACCAGAGGAAATCGCAGCCGTAATTGCCTTCCTTCTTTCCAACGATTCAGCGTTCATGACCGGGCAGGTGTTGCAGGTCGATGGCGGGGCATCGATTGGGAGGGCATCGATTTGA
- a CDS encoding peroxiredoxin-like family protein produces the protein MTLQSKLDAFRADFEAGKPPYNVPYSVIETMHRATSELIASGAAQKALKAGDKLPEFTLSDPDGNPVSSAELLAHGPLVISFYRGVWCPYCNMELQALQEALPQFEALGAKLVAISPQNPVNSRKSVRQNNLTFPILSDTHNDVAAACGLRFEMQDYLVNLYKSLKNDLPTFNGDPSWTLPMPARYVVGQDGFILYAEVNPDYTRRPEPEDMLPALLAAATRTAA, from the coding sequence ATGACCCTTCAATCCAAGCTTGACGCTTTCAGAGCTGACTTCGAAGCCGGCAAGCCGCCTTACAACGTGCCGTACTCCGTGATCGAGACGATGCACCGCGCCACTTCCGAACTGATTGCCTCTGGTGCTGCCCAAAAAGCCCTGAAGGCTGGCGACAAGTTGCCGGAATTCACCCTCTCCGATCCTGACGGCAATCCGGTTTCGTCGGCTGAGCTTCTGGCGCATGGCCCGCTGGTGATCAGCTTTTACCGTGGTGTCTGGTGCCCGTATTGCAACATGGAGCTCCAGGCCCTGCAGGAAGCCCTCCCGCAGTTCGAAGCACTTGGCGCAAAGCTTGTTGCTATTTCCCCGCAAAACCCGGTCAACAGCCGCAAATCGGTGCGCCAGAACAACCTTACCTTCCCAATCCTGTCCGACACGCATAACGATGTCGCAGCCGCCTGTGGCCTGCGTTTCGAGATGCAGGATTATCTGGTCAACCTCTACAAGTCGCTCAAGAACGATCTTCCCACCTTCAACGGCGACCCGAGTTGGACGCTGCCCATGCCAGCCCGCTACGTTGTCGGCCAGGATGGCTTCATCCTTTATGCCGAGGTGAACCCGGATTACACCCGTCGTCCTGAGCCGGAAGACATGTTGCCCGCGCTTCTTGCCGCAGCCACCCGCACCGCCGCCTGA
- a CDS encoding enoyl-CoA hydratase/isomerase family protein, with amino-acid sequence MSKFDTYKNSFPNARLTRTPSGVLEVALHTNGGKLVFNGHTHEQFVDLFHQIGSDSENRVVILTGSGDAFMDAISPDGFDFFSPRGYDKIFREGRKVLMNILDIEVPMITALNGPVLLHSEYALLTDIILATPETVFQDKPHFDFGIVPGDGVNLLWPEVIGSIRGRYFILTRQVLDAATAKDWGVVNEVVPADKLLARAHEIAEGIAALPPLTSSYTRIALTQKLRRIIDQDGGYGLALEGISAAEVARSLAAQG; translated from the coding sequence ATGTCCAAATTCGACACCTACAAGAATTCCTTCCCGAATGCCCGCCTGACCCGCACGCCGAGCGGTGTGCTTGAAGTCGCGCTTCACACCAATGGCGGCAAGCTCGTCTTCAACGGCCATACGCACGAACAGTTCGTCGATCTGTTTCATCAGATCGGCTCTGATAGCGAGAACCGGGTCGTGATCCTCACCGGCTCGGGCGACGCCTTCATGGATGCGATCAGCCCCGATGGCTTCGACTTCTTCTCGCCGCGTGGCTACGACAAGATCTTTCGCGAGGGCCGCAAGGTTCTGATGAACATCCTCGACATCGAGGTGCCAATGATCACGGCGCTCAACGGGCCGGTGCTGCTTCACTCGGAATATGCGCTGCTCACCGACATCATTCTTGCGACGCCGGAAACGGTCTTCCAGGATAAGCCGCATTTCGACTTCGGCATCGTGCCCGGTGATGGCGTCAACCTGCTCTGGCCCGAAGTGATCGGCAGCATCCGCGGCCGCTATTTCATCCTGACCCGCCAGGTACTCGATGCGGCAACCGCCAAGGACTGGGGCGTCGTTAATGAGGTCGTGCCGGCCGACAAGCTTCTCGCCCGAGCCCATGAGATCGCCGAGGGTATTGCAGCGCTTCCGCCGCTGACCTCGAGCTATACCCGCATCGCGCTCACCCAGAAGCTGCGCCGGATCATCGATCAGGACGGTGGCTACGGTCTTGCTCTCGAAGGCATCAGCGCCGCCGAAGTCGCTCGTTCCCTGGCCGCACAGGGCTGA
- a CDS encoding glutathione S-transferase family protein, with protein sequence MIQVHAFATPNSVKVLIALEELEMPYDLRPINVRIGAQKAEAFLALNPNGKVPVLVDDGFVLTESAAILVHLAEKTGKLLPKDGAGRARVFEQLFFHASGLSPAFGNAGFFKRSSPEPQPIAEARFTNEAERLLGLLDAKLASQPFMAGKEFTIADIAHFGWMWRIQFPGLTIDGRPNLSRWYQAVAARPAVQQAIARVEAAVPAT encoded by the coding sequence ATGATCCAAGTCCACGCTTTCGCTACTCCGAACAGTGTCAAGGTGCTAATCGCCCTGGAAGAGTTGGAGATGCCCTACGATCTCAGGCCTATCAACGTGCGCATAGGCGCGCAGAAGGCTGAGGCATTCCTCGCTCTCAACCCGAACGGCAAGGTGCCTGTCCTGGTCGACGACGGATTTGTCCTGACCGAGAGCGCTGCCATCCTCGTCCATCTCGCTGAGAAGACCGGCAAGCTGTTGCCAAAGGATGGCGCCGGCCGCGCTCGTGTCTTCGAACAGCTTTTCTTCCACGCCTCGGGCTTGAGCCCTGCTTTCGGCAATGCCGGCTTCTTCAAGCGCTCATCGCCCGAGCCCCAGCCGATCGCCGAGGCCCGCTTCACCAACGAGGCAGAACGGCTCCTCGGACTGCTCGATGCCAAGCTTGCCTCGCAGCCCTTCATGGCCGGAAAGGAGTTTACGATCGCCGACATCGCCCATTTTGGCTGGATGTGGCGGATCCAATTTCCTGGGCTCACTATCGACGGTCGCCCCAACCTTTCCCGCTGGTACCAGGCGGTGGCTGCACGCCCCGCCGTCCAGCAGGCCATTGCTCGCGTCGAAGCAGCCGTGCCCGCCACCTGA